A stretch of the Gracilinanus agilis isolate LMUSP501 chromosome 4, AgileGrace, whole genome shotgun sequence genome encodes the following:
- the NDUFS2 gene encoding NADH dehydrogenase [ubiquinone] iron-sulfur protein 2, mitochondrial → MAALRALGKLRALVGPVLRPGPGVRPTFQPSRGARQWQPDVEWAEQFGGAVMYPNKETALWKPAPWNDVDPPKDTKVANVTLNFGPQHPAAHGVLRLVMELSGEMVRKCDPHIGLLHRGTEKLIEYKTYLQALPYFDRLDYVSMMCNEQCYSLAVEKLLNIQPPIRAQWIRVLFGEITRLLNHIMALTTHALDIGAMTPFFWMFEEREKMFEFYERVSGARMHAAYIRPGGVHQDMPLGLMDDIYEFTKNFSIRIDELEEMLTNNRIWRNRTIDIGVVTAEEALNYGFSGVMLRGSGIQWDLRKTQPYDVYDQVEFDVPIGSRGDCYDRYLCRVEEMRQSLRIILQCLNKMPPGEIKVDDAKVSPPKRAEMKTSMESLIHHFKLYTEGYQVPPGATYTAIEAPKGEFGVYLVSDGSSRPYRCKIKAPGFAHLAGLDKMSKGHMLADVVAIIGTQDIVFGEVDR, encoded by the exons ATGGCGGCGCTGAGGGCTCTGGGCAAGCTCCGGGCCCTCGTGGGCCCCGTGTTGAGGCCCGGCCCTGGGGTCCGGCCGACGTTTCAGCCCAGCAG AGGTGCTCGGCAGTGGCAGCCAGATGTGGAATGGGCAGAGCAGTTTGGGGGTGCTGTCATGTACCCAAATAAAGAAACTGCCCTTTGGAAGCCTGCACCCTGGAATG aTGTGGATCCTCCAAAAGACACAAAGGTGGCCAATGTGACCCTAAACTTTGGGCCTCAGCATCCTGCAGCTCATGGAGTCCTTCGACTGGTGATGGAACTAAGTGGAGAAATGGTTCGGAAGTGTGATCCCCATATTGGCCTGCTTCACCGAGGCACAGAAAAGCTCATCGAATACAAGACTTATTTGCAG GCCCTGCCATACTTTGACCGGCTGGATTATGTGTCTATGATGTGTAATGAACAGTGCTATTCCTTGGCTGTAGAGAAGCTTCTTAACATCCAGCCTCCTATCCGGGCACAGTGGATCAGAG TGCTATTTGGAGAGATTACACGGCTATTGAACCATATTATGGCACTGACCACACATGCCCTGGACATTGGGGCCATGACTCCCTTCTTTTGGATGtttgaagaaagggagaag ATGTTTGAATTTTATGAACGAGTATCAGGGGCACGAATGCATGCAGCATACATACGTCCAGGAGGAGTGCACCAG GACATGCCCCTTGGGCTCATGGATGACATCTATGAATTTACTAAGAACTTCTCCATTCGGATTGATGAGCTTGAAGAG ATGCTGACCAACAATCGGATTTGGCGAAATCGAACAATTGACATTGGAGTGGTAACTGCAGAAGAGGCCCTTAACTATGGCTTCAG TGGAGTGATGCTTCGAGGCTCAGGGATTCAGTGGGACCTGAGGAAGACTCAGCCCTATGATGTATATGACCAAGTAGAATTTGATGTCCCCATTGGTTCCAGAGGCGACTGCTATGACAG ATACCTATGCCGTGTCGAAGAGATGCGTCAGTCTCTCCGAATCATTCTGCAGTGTCTTAACAAGATGCCTCCTGGGGAGATCAAAGTTGATGATGCCAAAGTGTCTCCACCAAAGCGGGCAGAGATGAAG ACATCCATGGAGTCACTAATCCATCACTTCAAGCTCTACACTGAGGGCTACCAAGTTCCACCAGGTGCCACATACACTGCCATCGAGGCACCTAAG GGAGAGTTTGGAGTATACTTGGTTTCTGATGGCAGCAGCCGCCCTTATCGATGCAAGATCAAAGCACCTGGTTTTGCCCACCTG GCTGGTTTGGACAAGATGTCTAAGGGGCACATGCTGGCAGATGTGGTAGCAATCATAG GTACTCAGGACATTGTGTTTGGAGAGGTAGATCGATGA